The proteins below are encoded in one region of Candidatus Binatus sp.:
- a CDS encoding SDR family NAD(P)-dependent oxidoreductase — MDLGLNGKVAMITGASRGLGRAMAKALADEGMQVSICARTKEAVDDAVAELTRSNASRVIGFVGDVTKADFARRWVDETAKQLGGIDVLVNNAGGAQPGALADLPDSAWQTTFDLNLFAPVRLARLCAPHLEKRGGGSIINIGSIYGRESGGPLTYNASKAALHSFTKMLAREFAPKKIRVNTIAPGSIIFEGGVWQQVFKANPAFEKDFISHDFPAGRLGRPDEVAYAVVMLASPRASWITGACIPVDGAQGRSIN, encoded by the coding sequence GCGCGCGATGGCCAAGGCGCTCGCCGACGAGGGGATGCAGGTCAGCATCTGCGCCCGCACCAAAGAAGCAGTCGATGATGCCGTCGCGGAACTGACGCGATCGAACGCATCGCGCGTGATCGGATTCGTCGGTGATGTGACGAAGGCCGACTTCGCGCGGCGATGGGTCGATGAAACCGCGAAGCAACTCGGCGGTATCGATGTGCTGGTGAACAACGCCGGCGGGGCGCAGCCGGGCGCGCTCGCGGACCTGCCCGATTCCGCATGGCAAACGACTTTCGACCTGAATCTCTTCGCGCCGGTCAGGCTCGCGCGCCTTTGCGCCCCGCACCTCGAGAAACGCGGCGGCGGCTCGATCATCAATATCGGATCGATCTACGGGCGCGAGTCGGGCGGGCCGCTGACCTACAACGCGTCGAAGGCGGCGCTTCATTCTTTCACCAAGATGCTCGCGCGCGAGTTCGCGCCGAAAAAAATCCGCGTCAACACGATCGCGCCGGGCTCGATCATTTTCGAGGGCGGCGTCTGGCAGCAGGTCTTCAAGGCGAATCCCGCGTTCGAGAAAGATTTCATCAGCCATGATTTCCCCGCCGGACGGCTCGGACGTCCCGACGAAGTTGCGTATGCGGTCGTGATGCTCGCGTCGCCGCGCGCAAGCTGGATTACCGGCGCGTGCATCCCGGTGGACGGCGCGCAGGGGCGCTCGATCAATTAA